From the genome of Triticum aestivum cultivar Chinese Spring chromosome 1A, IWGSC CS RefSeq v2.1, whole genome shotgun sequence:
ATTTTCTATTGGGCGTGGTGCTGTCTGCCCCAATAATGAATTCTCAGATGCATCGGGTGGTTGCTATAGGGTAAAAGCCTATTTTGTGAGAGGGTTTTACATTACATGCGTAGATGCACGCTCCCTGGCATGTCAGAGCATTTCGTGATTCACATGGTATCTGACTGTGAGCTGTGACTCGCCGGGGTGGTTTGCTAACTTTTCAGAGTAATATTCCCTTCGTACCTAAACTAGCCTAACGGAATGACTTATATTTAGATAGAGAAGAAAGTATATAATTTGTTTAAAGAAATACAAACGTTGAGAATAAAAAAATTGATAGGAGCAGTCTACAAGACTCAAACGGGCATGCATGCCCACGTCGTCGGGTCAGCTCAGAGCACAAGTGATTCCTCAATCTAATCAATGATAGTAGTACTAGTTGATAACCAAGCAGAACCAAATAAAATGTCCATCACGTTTTGGGGGCGATCCTGATGCCCCTGACGACGAGCCCACTCTTCCAGTGCCCACCGTCCTGAGACATGGTGACCACAAGCTCCCCACCCTGCTGCCCCTTCTCCACCTCTACATCCCCTACCTTGAGCGGCAGCCACTGGcccctggccttcttctccaggCTCTCCTTGCGCCCCTGGGCCCTCGCGCCGGGGAGCTCGAGCTGGAGGTCCACGGGCACCTGCCACCCAGCGCACCCCTGCTTGAGCATCACCTCGAAGGCAACCTCGTAGGTTGCCCCCGGCGTGAGCTGCGACAGCTCCAGCTTCCCGTTGACCTCCAGCGACCACACGTTCTTCAGCTCCGCCACCTCCTCTCCGGCAGCGTCGCCGTCGCTGCATGTCAGGTTAAGGTCCGCATCGATCGATCAGCGCGCGATACTTGAGCATCATTAACTACTAGATAGCTTTACCTTCCTTTTCATTCGGTAAATTTGGTCAGTAGATGTAGCAAAACTCAGATATATAGCACGTACCTTCCTTCTCCCGGGGGCGGGGATAGCCAGGCCCAGTAGCTGGGGTCCTCCGCCCAGGCGATGGACAGGCCTCGAGGGAGCAGCATGAAGCAGCTGTTGCCCTTCTCATCCACCCAGTGCTTCTGCGTTTACATGGATACACAATCATGTTATGTTCGTCCAGAAAGTAGCAAAGCTCATAAGATCCAGTTCATGCTCATCAGAAGCAAGTTCGTGTATGTGTAATATTCACCTTGGTGGGTCGTTCGGGTTGCGTCTTGTCCGAAGTAGTAGAGATGCTGCGCTCGGTGATAGTATCAGCCGGTGCCGCCGGCGAGCCGAAACAGCACGGGCATAGTCGCGACAGTGCCGTACCCATTGGCAGCTTCTCCACGAGTGCAACTAGAGCTCAGACGTGAGACAGGTTGTGTCTGACATATATATGGACCTAGTTGCGGGTGGTCTAGAAGCCGGAGACGACCCTGCATTAGGTTAGTGATGGAGAGATCTAATTCCTCTAGCACTGATTAAGCATGGGATCTGGTTCCCACGTGATGAAGTTCAAGAGAATCTACTTTCTTGGCAAATGATAAGTACGCATTATTGTTGCACTGATGCTCTGCTTTTTATTGAAATGTCATGCTTGCATTGATGCTCCTTCACGCTCTTGTTTGGAGTGGCAGACATGCATGCTTACACATCCGGCCCAAGTAAATTGCATCCACAGTCCTCATAGTTGCTGGCAAGGTCGGCGATGGTCCTCGAGCTTGCAACGTGCCTCACTAAGGTCCTCAAGCTCGAGGATACGGCCCATCATTGGTggcccatcactagtagaaaaaggacttttagtaccggtttgtaaggacct
Proteins encoded in this window:
- the LOC123070849 gene encoding protein PHLOEM PROTEIN 2-LIKE A1; protein product: MGTALSRLCPCCFGSPAAPADTITERSISTTSDKTQPERPTKKHWVDEKGNSCFMLLPRGLSIAWAEDPSYWAWLSPPPGEGSDGDAAGEEVAELKNVWSLEVNGKLELSQLTPGATYEVAFEVMLKQGCAGWQVPVDLQLELPGARAQGRKESLEKKARGQWLPLKVGDVEVEKGQQGGELVVTMSQDGGHWKSGLVVRGIRIAPKT